From the genome of Muricauda sp. SCSIO 64092, one region includes:
- the wecC gene encoding UDP-N-acetyl-D-mannosamine dehydrogenase encodes MGKSPEVVMLGLGYIGLPTAALIAKNGIRVHGVDINPQVVDTINAGKIHIVEPELDEAVETAVKEGFLVAGISPVDANNYLIVVPTPFKDKNEPDISFVQAATEAIVPLLKEGDLYIIESTSPIGTTEKMMDLIYGIRPELKGKLHIAYCPERVLPGNVMFELVNNDRVIGGVDEKSTNKAIEFYKRFIKGELHKTNARTAEMCKLVENSSRDVQIAFANELSLICDKADINVWELIELANKHPRVNILQPGCGVGGHCIAVDPYFIVSDYPMESQLIGKAREINNYKSFWCAEKIKTAGLEFQLTNGRKPRIALMGLAFKPNIDDLRESPAKYIVQKVLQNANDEEYYIVEPNIKTHKVFKLTNQKEAAKNADIIAFLVGHKEFKTLELSADKMVLDFCGIRNEQFLKEK; translated from the coding sequence ATGGGAAAAAGTCCGGAAGTAGTCATGTTGGGGCTAGGTTATATTGGCCTTCCTACGGCCGCATTAATAGCCAAGAATGGAATCAGAGTCCATGGTGTGGATATTAACCCCCAAGTTGTTGACACCATAAATGCTGGAAAAATACATATCGTTGAACCCGAACTGGACGAAGCGGTTGAAACAGCTGTTAAGGAAGGTTTTCTGGTGGCGGGTATTTCCCCAGTGGATGCCAACAACTATCTGATTGTGGTACCCACTCCGTTTAAAGATAAGAACGAACCTGACATCTCTTTTGTTCAAGCAGCTACAGAAGCCATTGTCCCCTTATTGAAGGAGGGGGATTTGTACATCATTGAATCCACCTCTCCGATTGGAACTACTGAAAAAATGATGGATTTGATTTATGGAATCAGGCCGGAACTCAAAGGGAAATTGCATATTGCCTATTGTCCGGAACGTGTATTGCCCGGGAACGTTATGTTTGAATTGGTGAACAATGACAGGGTTATTGGCGGAGTTGACGAAAAATCGACCAATAAAGCGATTGAATTCTATAAACGCTTTATTAAGGGAGAATTACATAAAACCAACGCCCGTACTGCGGAAATGTGTAAGCTTGTTGAAAATTCCTCAAGAGATGTACAAATTGCTTTTGCAAATGAGCTGTCCCTGATTTGTGATAAGGCAGATATCAATGTTTGGGAACTAATTGAACTGGCAAACAAACATCCACGGGTTAACATATTGCAACCAGGCTGTGGCGTAGGAGGACATTGTATTGCCGTTGACCCATATTTTATTGTGTCAGATTACCCTATGGAGTCTCAACTGATAGGTAAGGCAAGAGAGATAAACAACTACAAATCTTTTTGGTGTGCAGAAAAAATAAAAACGGCTGGACTGGAATTTCAATTAACCAATGGAAGAAAACCCAGAATTGCCCTAATGGGATTAGCTTTTAAACCTAACATTGATGATTTAAGGGAATCTCCAGCCAAGTATATTGTACAAAAAGTACTTCAAAATGCCAATGATGAAGAGTACTATATAGTTGAACCAAATATTAAGACACATAAAGTTTTTAAGCTTACGAACCAGAAAGAGGCTGCAAAAAATGCTGATATCATAGCGTTTTTGGTGGGACATAAAGAGTTTAAAACATTAGAACTCTCTGCCGACAAAATGGTGTTGGATTTTTGTGGGATAAGAAATGAACAATTCCTTAAAGAAAAATAA
- the wecB gene encoding non-hydrolyzing UDP-N-acetylglucosamine 2-epimerase, whose amino-acid sequence MIKNLIVFGTRPEAIKMAPLVKEFEKYPKKFETKVCVTAQHREMLDQVLSFFEIAPDFDLNLMRPNQNLYTLTADIVTQLKPVLEEYRPNYVYVHGDTTTTMASSLAAFYFGAKICHVEAGLRTFNLRSPFPEEMNRNVTSVISDFHFAPTKTSKKNLLNENQNGETILVTGNTVIDALKYSVEKVTSSDFHDSEVEQLRETLDTQKRIVLVTGHRRENHGQGFINICEALKQLAMAYSNIQIVYPVHLNPNVQRPVHDILGNVENIKLIDPLSYPAFVWLMNKSYMIVTDSGGVQEEAPSLGKPVLVMRNTTERPEAVDAGTVVLVGTDTNRIISESRKLLENKEAYSSMSKLHNPYGDGRACEKILNYISKII is encoded by the coding sequence ATGATCAAAAACCTCATTGTATTCGGGACACGGCCAGAAGCCATTAAGATGGCTCCTTTAGTCAAAGAATTTGAAAAATACCCAAAGAAATTTGAAACTAAAGTTTGTGTTACGGCGCAACATAGGGAAATGTTAGATCAGGTGCTATCCTTTTTTGAAATAGCCCCTGATTTTGATTTAAACCTAATGAGACCAAACCAGAATTTATATACCCTTACGGCTGACATTGTTACCCAGCTCAAACCCGTACTTGAGGAATATAGGCCAAATTATGTATATGTGCATGGGGATACTACAACAACAATGGCTTCAAGTTTGGCCGCCTTTTATTTTGGCGCTAAGATTTGTCATGTTGAAGCGGGGTTAAGAACCTTTAATCTGCGATCTCCATTTCCAGAAGAAATGAATAGAAACGTTACCAGTGTGATTTCTGATTTTCACTTTGCCCCGACAAAAACGTCCAAAAAAAACTTACTTAATGAAAACCAGAATGGAGAAACCATCCTGGTCACAGGCAATACGGTCATTGACGCTTTAAAATACAGTGTTGAAAAAGTGACCTCCAGCGATTTTCACGATTCCGAAGTAGAGCAATTGAGGGAAACCTTGGATACACAAAAAAGGATAGTATTGGTCACTGGACATAGAAGGGAAAACCACGGGCAGGGATTCATCAATATTTGTGAAGCTTTGAAACAATTGGCCATGGCCTATTCAAATATTCAAATTGTTTACCCTGTCCACCTGAACCCGAACGTACAAAGACCGGTTCATGATATTTTGGGAAATGTCGAAAACATCAAATTGATTGATCCTCTTTCGTACCCAGCCTTCGTCTGGTTAATGAACAAGTCTTATATGATAGTTACAGATAGTGGGGGTGTTCAAGAGGAAGCCCCTAGTTTGGGCAAGCCGGTTTTAGTAATGAGAAACACCACGGAAAGACCAGAAGCGGTTGATGCAGGGACTGTTGTTCTAGTAGGGACGGATACAAACCGGATTATTTCTGAATCAAGAAAGCTTTTGGAGAACAAGGAAGCTTATTCAAGCATGAGCAAACTCCATAACCCTTACGGAGATGGCAGGGCCTGTGAAAAAATTTTGAACTATATATCTAAAATAATATAA